In Gallus gallus isolate bGalGal1 chromosome Z, bGalGal1.mat.broiler.GRCg7b, whole genome shotgun sequence, one DNA window encodes the following:
- the MYORG gene encoding myogenesis-regulating glycosidase — MYTFLPENFTPVKQKPSKELRPMLGAVTLGLILFIAAVVAWCYYTVSLRKAERLKTELMDLRADGFVIRNQHGEVVFRLAFRSGSLDLESCSKEGEILSCTRSDRGPLNFFIQTVKPKDTVMCYRVRWEELAAGPAVEHTMFWEDAHWYGGSEMSTQHWPIRLAGYQEPVPYVTSDVYSFRDSFGGILERYWLSSKAAAIKINDSVPFHLGFNATERSLFFQARYKDSPYKPPPGQQPFPELSYRVCVGSDVTSIHKYMVRRYFNKPSKIPAENAFRYPIWSTWALYKNDIDQDKLLRFAEKIKKYRFNCSHIEIDDMYTQAYGDFDFDPVKFPNVTEMFAKLREDGFKVTLWTHPFINYNSSNFGVGIERQLFIKEPSGRLPAMVEWWNGIGAILDFTNPAARDWFQSHLRQLRHKYGISSFKFDAGETSYLPKQFSTFRPLSDPSIWSRRYTEMAIPFYELAEVRVGYQSQNISCFFRIIDRDSVWGYELGLKSLIPTVLTISMLGYPFISADMIGGNFLPNKTDGAVEIPDRELYIRWLELSAFMPSMQFAIPPWLYDKEVVEIAQKFTELHESLVAPLLLELAGEVTDTGDPIIRPIWWISPRDEATHRIDSQFLIGDTLMVAPVLEMGKQERDVYLPAGKWRSYKGELFEKTPVLLTDYPVDLDEVAYFLWVS; from the coding sequence ATGTACACTTTCCTGCCTGAAAACTTCACACCGGTGAAGCAGAAGCCATCCAAGGAGTTGAGGCCCATGCTGGGGGCCGTCACGCTGGGCCTCATCCTGTTCATCGCCGCGGTGGTGGCCTGGTGCTACTACACGGTGTCCCTACGGAAGGCAGAGCGGCTGAAGACGGAGCTGATGGACCTGCGGGCGGATGGCTTTGTCATCAGGAACCAGCACGGGGAGGTGGTGTTCCGGCTGGCGTTCCGCTCGGGGAGCCTGGACCTGGAGTCGTGCTCCAAGGAGGGCGAGATCCTGAGCTGCACGCGGTCGGACCGGGGGCCGCTCAACTTCTTCATCCAGACGGTGAAGCCCAAGGACACGGTGATGTGCTACCGCGTGCGCTGGGAGGAGCTGGCGGCCGGCCCGGCGGTGGAGCACACCATGTTCTGGGAGGACGCCCACTGGTACGGGGGCTCGGAGATGAGCACCCAGCACTGGCCCATCCGCCTGGCGGGCTACCAGGAGCCCGTGCCCTACGTCACCAGCGACGTCTACTCTTTCCGCGACAGCTTTGGGGGCATCCTGGAGCGCTACTGGCTCTCCTCCAAGGCGGCGGCCATCAAGATCAATGACTCGGTGCCCTTCCACCTGGGCTTCAACGCCACCGAGCGCTCCCTCTTCTTCCAGGCCCGCTACAAGGACTCTCCCTACAAGCCCCCGCCGGGGCAGCAGCCCTTCCCCGAGCTGAGCTACAGGGTGTGCGTGGGCTCCGACGTCACCTCCATCCACAAGTACATGGTGCGCAGGTACTTCAACAAGCCTTCCAAGATCCCTGCTGAGAATGCCTTCCGCTACCCAATCTGGTCCACGTGGGCCCTCTACAAGAACGATATCGATCAGGATAAACTCTTGCGATTTGCTGAAAAGATTAAGAAATACCGTTTCAACTGCAGCCACATTGAAATTGATGACATGTACACACAGGCCTATGGGGACTTCGACTTTGACCCTGTCAAGTTCCCCAATGTAACTGAGATGTTTGCAAAACTGAGGGAAGATGGGTTTAAGGTCACTCTGTGGACACACCCTTTCATAAACTATAATTCCTCAAATTTTGGGGTGGGGATTGAGCGTCAGCTCTTCATCAAGGAGCCCTCAGGGCGGCTGCCAGCCATGGTGGAGTGGTGGAATGGCATTGGAGCCATCCTGGACTTTACCAACCCAGCAGCCCGGGACTGGTTCCAGAGTCACCTGCGCCAGCTCCGTCACAAGTACGGCATCTCCTCCTTCAAATTTGATGCAGGTGAGACCAGCTACCTGCCCAAGCAGTTCAGCACCTTCCGGCCTCTCTCTGACCCCAGCATCTGGTCCCGGCGCTACACTGAGATGGCCATCCCCTTCTACGAGCTGGCTGAGGTACGGGTGGGCTACCAGTCACAGAACATCTCCTGCTTCTTCCGCATCATTGACCGTGACTCTGTGTGGGGCTATGAGCTTGGCCTCAAGTCTCTCATTCCTACAGTGCTCACCATCAGCATGCTGGGCTACCCCTTTATTTCTGCTGACATGATTGGGGGAAACTTCCTCCCCAACAAGACAGACGGAGCGGTTGAGATCCCAGACCGGGAGCTGTACATCCGATGGCTGGAGCTGTCAGCCTTCATGCCTTCCATGCAATTTGCCATCCCACCGTGGCTCTACGACAAGGAGGTGGTAGAGATCGCACAGAAGTTCACAGAGCTCCACGAGTCACTGGTGGCcccgctgctgctggagctggctggGGAGGTGACCGACACGGGAGACCCCATCATCCGGCCCATCTGGTGGATCTCGCCCCGTGACGAGGCCACGCACCGCATCGACTCGCAGTTCCTCATTGGGGACACCCTCATGGTGGCTCCTGTGCTGGAGATGGGCAAGCAGGAGCGCGATGTCTACCTGCCGGCGGGCAAGTGGCGCAGCTACAAGGGGGAGCTCTTTGAGAAGACGCCAGTGCTGCTCACGGACTATCCTGTCGACCTGGACGAGGTTGCCTACTTCCTCTGGGTTTCCTAA